In Desulfobulbus oralis, one DNA window encodes the following:
- a CDS encoding TraB/GumN family protein: MTQPPFPSRQYGDDVRVVAIPGKSVLLVGTAHLSRQSRELVEQVIATERPDCVCVELDQHRYQALANRQAWEKLDLKQLIRSKQLCTLLANLILASYQKRLGDQTGMSPGAELLQATQSAKALDIPLVLCDRDVRITLRRAWHNTPWLKKGYLLAALIASFFEKTELDEDKLAAMRRQDVMAGLMAELGEALPQAKRVLIDERDIYMSEQIRQAQGSRIVAVVGAGHLDGLCRQMARDNSAAIPEMTTVLPVSRGWKVAAWMIPLLILAALAATGFRHGAGQFEANALYWILVNSIPAAIGAALAWAHPVTVAAAFCGAPFTSLTPLIGVGYVCAFAQVMCRPPIVREFERIHQDICTVMGWWRNRLLRIFLVFFFSTLGSALGTFVGGYRIFTSLFG; the protein is encoded by the coding sequence ATGACACAGCCCCCTTTTCCGTCCCGGCAATACGGCGATGATGTCCGTGTCGTCGCCATTCCGGGCAAAAGCGTTTTACTGGTCGGCACGGCCCATCTGTCCAGACAGTCCCGGGAACTGGTCGAGCAGGTCATTGCCACAGAGCGGCCGGACTGTGTCTGCGTCGAGCTCGATCAGCACCGCTATCAGGCACTGGCCAACCGCCAGGCCTGGGAAAAGCTGGATCTGAAGCAGCTCATTCGCAGCAAACAGCTCTGCACCCTTCTGGCCAACCTGATTCTCGCCTCGTACCAAAAGCGGCTGGGCGACCAGACCGGCATGTCGCCCGGAGCAGAGCTCTTGCAGGCCACGCAAAGCGCCAAAGCCCTGGACATTCCCCTGGTGCTCTGCGACCGCGACGTGCGCATCACCCTGCGCCGGGCCTGGCACAACACGCCATGGCTCAAAAAGGGCTACCTGCTGGCCGCGCTCATCGCCTCGTTCTTTGAAAAAACCGAGCTGGACGAGGACAAGCTGGCCGCCATGCGCAGGCAGGATGTCATGGCCGGGCTGATGGCCGAGCTGGGCGAGGCCCTGCCCCAGGCCAAAAGGGTATTGATCGACGAGCGGGACATCTACATGTCCGAGCAGATCCGGCAGGCACAGGGCAGCCGCATCGTGGCGGTGGTGGGCGCCGGCCATCTGGATGGACTCTGCCGCCAAATGGCCAGAGACAACAGCGCGGCCATCCCGGAAATGACCACGGTTCTGCCGGTCTCCAGGGGCTGGAAAGTGGCGGCCTGGATGATTCCCCTGCTCATTCTGGCGGCGCTGGCGGCAACCGGCTTCCGTCACGGCGCCGGGCAATTCGAGGCCAACGCGCTCTACTGGATTCTGGTCAACAGCATTCCGGCAGCCATTGGCGCGGCCCTGGCCTGGGCACACCCCGTCACCGTGGCCGCGGCCTTCTGCGGCGCCCCCTTCACCAGCCTGACGCCCCTGATTGGCGTGGGCTATGTCTGCGCCTTTGCCCAGGTCATGTGCCGCCCGCCCATTGTCCGGGAATTCGAGCGGATCCACCAGGACATCTGCACCGTCATGGGCTGGTGGCGCAACCGGCTGCTCCGCATTTTTCTGGTCTTCTTCTTCAGTACCCTGGGTTCTGCACTGGGCACCTTTGTAGGCGGCTACCGTATCTTTACCAGCCTCTTCGGCTGA
- the rsmI gene encoding 16S rRNA (cytidine(1402)-2'-O)-methyltransferase: protein MPSPDPQAGTLTLVATPIGNLADMSFRAVEALKKADCIACEDTRHSRRLCAHYGISARLISYYREKERERGAQLVQLLRAGRNIALITDAGTPGLSDPGAVLVRLARAAGITVTAVPGASALMTALALAGLESHDFYFGGFLPATSAARQQCLRRLAPLPCPLVFYEAPHRIHACLQDLCTVFGERQAQLFRELTKLHEERLAGALPELRDRVAAGVKGELVLVIAGHEGQPTAGAEDLAAMLRWHRDECGASLKEAVNATAQALALPRTPVYRAALALWQETTSS, encoded by the coding sequence ATGCCCAGCCCCGATCCCCAGGCCGGCACCCTCACGCTGGTGGCCACGCCTATCGGCAACCTGGCCGATATGAGTTTCCGCGCTGTGGAGGCCCTGAAAAAGGCAGACTGCATCGCCTGCGAAGATACCCGCCACAGCCGCAGGCTCTGCGCCCATTACGGCATCAGCGCCCGGCTGATCAGCTATTACCGGGAAAAGGAGCGGGAACGCGGGGCCCAGCTTGTGCAACTGCTGCGGGCCGGCCGGAATATCGCCCTGATCACCGATGCGGGCACACCGGGCCTTTCCGATCCCGGCGCGGTACTGGTCCGGCTGGCCAGAGCGGCGGGCATCACGGTTACGGCCGTGCCAGGCGCCAGCGCCCTGATGACAGCCCTGGCCCTGGCCGGGCTCGAGAGCCACGATTTCTATTTCGGCGGCTTCCTGCCCGCCACCTCTGCGGCCAGACAGCAATGCCTGCGCAGGTTGGCCCCCTTGCCCTGTCCACTCGTCTTTTACGAAGCCCCGCACCGCATCCACGCCTGCCTTCAGGATCTGTGCACCGTTTTTGGCGAGCGCCAGGCGCAGCTCTTCCGCGAATTGACCAAGCTGCACGAAGAGCGGCTCGCCGGCGCCTTGCCCGAACTGCGGGACCGGGTGGCGGCCGGCGTCAAGGGCGAACTGGTGCTCGTGATTGCCGGTCATGAGGGCCAGCCCACGGCCGGCGCCGAGGATCTGGCGGCCATGCTCCGCTGGCACCGGGACGAATGCGGCGCCTCCCTGAAAGAGGCGGTCAACGCCACCGCCCAGGCCCTCGCTCTGCCCCGAACCCCGGTGTACCGGGCCGCACTCGCCCTCTGGCAGGAAACAACAAGTTCCTGA
- a CDS encoding nucleotidyltransferase family protein → MQAMLLAAGFGTRLKPYTDIRPKPLFPVLNRPLLLWHLERLRQTGFARVLVNAHHLAGQIERAVAGLPGVQLQVEPEILGTGGSLREALPRLAAEPLLVLNGDVYHELDLAALWTQHQQSTHAVTMALHDLPRFNTVQVRGRTVSGFGRAAGALAFTGIQVVNPEIIARIPAARFFHIIDLYRQMAPLGCIGYARVDGVFWQDMGTPADYLDLHRRLLGPGAWRIAETALVAGSARLAGFGCIGERAVIAPGATLSDCVVWDGASIPQGCYRQRILTGDPRLDSQTQGAIQP, encoded by the coding sequence ATGCAAGCCATGCTCCTGGCCGCGGGCTTCGGCACCCGGCTCAAACCCTATACCGATATCCGCCCCAAGCCGCTTTTTCCGGTGCTGAACCGGCCCCTGCTGCTTTGGCATCTGGAGCGCCTGCGTCAGACCGGCTTTGCGCGCGTGCTCGTCAACGCCCACCATCTGGCCGGGCAGATAGAGCGGGCTGTGGCCGGCCTGCCCGGCGTGCAGTTGCAAGTGGAGCCGGAAATTCTGGGCACGGGCGGCAGTCTGCGCGAGGCCCTGCCCCGGCTCGCCGCCGAGCCGCTTTTGGTGCTCAACGGCGACGTGTATCACGAGCTGGATCTGGCAGCGCTCTGGACGCAGCACCAGCAAAGTACTCATGCGGTCACCATGGCCCTGCATGACCTGCCCCGCTTCAATACCGTACAGGTGCGGGGCAGGACTGTCAGCGGCTTCGGCCGGGCAGCGGGCGCCCTGGCCTTTACCGGCATTCAGGTGGTGAATCCGGAGATCATCGCCCGGATTCCGGCGGCCCGCTTTTTTCACATCATCGATCTGTACCGGCAGATGGCGCCCCTGGGCTGCATCGGCTATGCGCGGGTGGACGGCGTCTTCTGGCAGGACATGGGCACGCCCGCCGATTATCTGGACCTGCACCGTCGGCTTCTGGGGCCGGGAGCATGGCGCATTGCCGAAACGGCCCTGGTGGCCGGAAGCGCCAGACTGGCCGGCTTCGGCTGCATTGGGGAAAGGGCCGTCATCGCCCCCGGCGCGACGCTCTCGGACTGTGTGGTCTGGGACGGTGCCTCCATTCCGCAGGGCTGTTACCGGCAGCGCATCCTGACCGGCGATCCGCGCCTCGACAGCCAGACACAGGGAGCTATCCAGCCATGA
- a CDS encoding class II fructose-bisphosphate aldolase, whose translation MKKLHYTELGLVNTRAMFAQAMEEQFAVPAYNFNNMEQLQAIVTGCVQSASPLILQVSGSARKYIGTAFLPHMARAAVDLAEELGRPIPIALHLDHGGSAELAKECVDSGFSSVMIDASHESFQENIRITREVVAYAHDHGVSVESELGVLAGIEDEVSAEHSSYTRPQEVEEFLNATGVDSLAISIGTSHGAYKFRLKPGEQPPPLRFDILDEIERRVPGFPIVLHGASSVLPEYVALVNRYGGKMENAAGIPEEQLRRAAASAVCKINIDSDGRLAMTAIIRKVFAEKPGEFDPRKYLGPARDALIELIVHKNTEVLGSAGRVR comes from the coding sequence ATGAAAAAACTGCACTATACCGAGCTGGGTCTGGTCAACACCAGAGCCATGTTTGCCCAGGCCATGGAAGAGCAATTCGCGGTTCCTGCCTACAATTTCAACAATATGGAGCAGTTGCAGGCTATTGTCACGGGCTGCGTGCAGAGTGCCTCGCCACTCATTCTGCAGGTTTCCGGCAGCGCCAGAAAGTACATCGGCACCGCCTTCCTGCCCCATATGGCCAGGGCCGCCGTGGATCTGGCCGAAGAGTTGGGCCGGCCGATTCCCATTGCCCTGCACCTGGATCATGGCGGCTCCGCCGAGCTGGCCAAGGAGTGTGTGGACAGCGGCTTTTCCTCGGTCATGATCGACGCCTCCCATGAATCCTTTCAGGAGAACATCCGCATCACCAGGGAGGTGGTGGCCTATGCCCACGACCACGGGGTGAGCGTGGAGTCGGAGCTGGGGGTTCTGGCCGGCATCGAGGACGAGGTGAGCGCCGAGCACTCTTCCTACACCAGGCCGCAGGAGGTGGAGGAATTTCTGAACGCAACCGGCGTAGACAGTCTGGCCATTTCCATCGGCACCTCCCACGGGGCCTACAAGTTCAGGCTCAAACCCGGGGAGCAGCCTCCTCCCCTGCGCTTCGACATTCTCGATGAAATCGAAAGGCGCGTGCCCGGCTTCCCGATCGTGCTGCACGGCGCCTCCTCGGTCCTGCCCGAGTATGTGGCGCTCGTCAACCGGTACGGCGGCAAAATGGAAAACGCTGCCGGCATCCCGGAAGAACAGCTCCGCCGGGCCGCAGCCTCCGCGGTCTGCAAGATCAATATCGACAGCGACGGCAGGCTCGCCATGACCGCGATCATCCGCAAGGTCTTTGCCGAAAAACCGGGCGAGTTCGATCCGAGGAAATATCTGGGCCCGGCCCGGGATGCTCTGATCGAGTTGATCGTGCACAAGAATACCGAAGTGCTGGGCAGCGCGGGCCGGGTACGCTGA
- the hisF gene encoding imidazole glycerol phosphate synthase subunit HisF — MISLLDYGAGNVRSVVNAIEHLGEQVRLVSSPEDLASAEKLVFPGVGHYGELMRVLREKGLREPLIRHLRSGRPFFGICVALQALYEGSEEAPDEAGLGLYPGRVRRFAGELPVPHIGWNGIRACKASPFLAGFDGSEKLYFVHSYHVPAAGSGPEALTLTDYGTAFVSAIADGQRIATQFHPEKSGQAGLRLLENFLKADRAAEAILPPRCPEKTALAKRIIACLDVRANDRGDLVVTKGDRYDVREAGRVRNLGKPVALAADYYRQGADEITFLNITGFRDFPLHDQPMLRVLEETAKLVFVPLTIGGGIRDFTDRNGVFSSALEVAARYFRAGADKVSIGSDAVAIVEQYLQSGKASGLSSIEQIARVYGNQAVVISIDPRRVYVHDPAKVPAAHIQCIETAEPGPEGERFCWYQCTVQGGREGRPVDALTVAAVCEHLGAGEILLNCIDRDGTGAGFDLELVRAVRHAVGIPVIASSGAGCTDHFVALFTTTNADAALAAGIFHRREVPIAAVKTALLDRVPVRQL; from the coding sequence ATGATAAGCCTGCTTGATTACGGCGCGGGCAATGTGCGCTCGGTCGTCAACGCCATTGAGCATCTGGGGGAACAGGTCCGGCTGGTGAGCAGTCCGGAGGACCTTGCCAGTGCCGAGAAGCTGGTGTTTCCCGGGGTGGGCCATTACGGCGAACTCATGCGGGTCCTGCGGGAAAAGGGCCTGCGGGAGCCGCTGATCCGCCATCTCAGATCCGGCCGGCCCTTTTTCGGCATCTGTGTGGCCCTGCAGGCCCTTTACGAGGGCAGCGAGGAGGCCCCGGACGAAGCGGGGCTGGGCCTGTATCCCGGCAGGGTGCGGCGCTTTGCGGGCGAACTGCCGGTGCCGCATATCGGCTGGAACGGCATCCGGGCCTGCAAGGCCTCCCCGTTTCTGGCCGGTTTTGACGGCAGCGAGAAACTCTACTTTGTCCATTCCTACCATGTCCCGGCAGCAGGCAGCGGCCCGGAGGCGCTGACCCTGACCGATTACGGCACGGCCTTTGTGAGTGCGATTGCAGACGGCCAGCGCATCGCCACCCAGTTTCATCCGGAAAAAAGCGGGCAGGCCGGTTTGCGGCTGCTGGAGAATTTTCTGAAGGCGGATCGCGCAGCGGAAGCCATCCTGCCGCCGCGTTGCCCGGAAAAGACGGCCCTGGCCAAACGCATCATCGCCTGTCTGGACGTGCGGGCCAACGATCGGGGCGATCTGGTGGTCACCAAGGGCGACCGGTACGACGTGCGCGAGGCGGGCAGGGTGCGCAATCTGGGCAAGCCCGTGGCCCTGGCCGCAGACTATTACCGGCAGGGCGCGGACGAGATCACCTTTCTGAACATCACCGGCTTCCGGGACTTTCCCTTGCACGACCAACCCATGCTGCGGGTTCTGGAAGAGACCGCGAAGCTGGTCTTCGTGCCCCTGACCATTGGCGGCGGCATTCGGGACTTCACGGACCGAAACGGCGTGTTCAGCTCCGCGCTCGAGGTGGCGGCCCGCTACTTCCGGGCCGGAGCGGACAAGGTTTCCATCGGCTCCGACGCGGTTGCCATTGTGGAACAGTACCTGCAAAGCGGCAAGGCCAGCGGTCTTTCGTCCATCGAGCAGATCGCCCGGGTTTACGGCAATCAGGCGGTGGTGATTTCCATAGACCCGCGCCGGGTCTATGTGCACGATCCCGCAAAAGTGCCGGCAGCGCATATCCAGTGCATCGAGACCGCCGAGCCCGGGCCGGAGGGCGAGCGCTTCTGCTGGTACCAGTGCACGGTGCAGGGGGGACGCGAGGGCCGGCCGGTGGATGCGCTCACCGTGGCTGCCGTCTGCGAGCACCTGGGCGCCGGGGAAATTCTGCTCAACTGCATCGACCGCGACGGCACAGGTGCGGGTTTTGACCTGGAACTGGTCCGCGCGGTCAGGCACGCGGTGGGCATTCCGGTCATTGCCTCCAGTGGCGCTGGCTGCACGGATCATTTTGTGGCGCTTTTCACGACAACGAATGCGGACGCGGCCCTGGCCGCCGGCATTTTCCACCGCAGGGAAGTGCCCATTGCCGCGGTGAAAACCGCCCTGCTGGACCGGGTTCCGGTGCGGCAGCTCTAA
- the der gene encoding ribosome biogenesis GTPase Der produces the protein MNTIPLVALIGRPNVGKSTLFNRLTRRRDALVDPSPGVTRDRHYAKIDWEGHAFSLVDTGGIEEDDGLGGHIREQALVAVEEADIIFFLLDGREGLTPGDLEIAGLLRRSQKPVFPVVNKIDDADLENELLPPFWELGVDKVWPLSADHGYGFAELMSALLPLLNSEARHEELPENTLRVAFLGRPNVGKSSLINAITGESRMLVSEVAGTTRDAVDTRLSCGQYAYLLIDTAGIRRRGKTTDKLEKFSVLKTLGAIGRCDIALVLLDAGEGITEQDTKIISYAQEQGRALMVLINKWDLLERERKRQLQLLEEVREAVKFVSFAPILKVSAKNGRGIKRLFPEMGKIQRQFHSRFPTSALNRLLADAVAQHEPPLHRGRRLKFYYTVQLATAPPRFVVVSNAPRAVHFSYQRYLVNCFRDGLGLDRVPVQIFFRERSGRRAKK, from the coding sequence ATGAACACCATCCCCCTTGTCGCCCTGATCGGCCGCCCCAACGTGGGCAAATCCACCCTGTTCAACCGCCTGACCCGTCGCCGCGACGCCCTGGTCGATCCCAGCCCGGGGGTCACCCGCGACCGGCACTATGCCAAAATCGACTGGGAAGGGCATGCCTTCAGCCTCGTGGACACCGGCGGCATCGAGGAGGACGATGGTCTGGGCGGGCATATCCGCGAGCAGGCGCTTGTGGCGGTGGAGGAGGCGGACATCATCTTCTTCCTCCTGGACGGCCGCGAGGGCCTGACGCCGGGCGACCTGGAGATTGCAGGCCTGCTCAGGCGCTCGCAGAAGCCCGTGTTCCCTGTCGTGAACAAAATCGACGACGCGGACCTGGAGAACGAACTCCTGCCGCCCTTCTGGGAGCTGGGCGTGGACAAGGTCTGGCCGCTTTCCGCTGATCACGGCTATGGCTTTGCCGAACTCATGAGCGCCTTGCTGCCGCTTTTGAACAGCGAAGCCCGCCATGAGGAACTGCCGGAAAACACGCTCAGAGTGGCCTTTCTGGGCCGGCCCAATGTCGGCAAGAGTTCGCTCATCAATGCCATCACCGGCGAGTCGCGGATGCTGGTTTCGGAAGTGGCCGGCACCACGAGGGACGCCGTGGACACCCGGCTCAGTTGCGGCCAGTACGCCTACCTCCTGATCGACACGGCGGGCATCCGCCGCCGGGGCAAGACCACGGACAAGCTGGAAAAGTTTTCGGTGCTGAAAACACTTGGCGCCATCGGCCGCTGCGATATTGCCCTGGTGCTGCTGGACGCGGGCGAGGGCATCACCGAGCAGGATACGAAAATCATCAGCTATGCGCAGGAACAGGGCCGGGCGCTCATGGTGCTGATCAACAAGTGGGATCTCCTGGAGCGGGAGCGCAAGCGCCAGCTCCAGCTTCTGGAGGAGGTGCGGGAAGCGGTGAAATTCGTCTCCTTTGCGCCGATTCTGAAAGTCTCGGCCAAAAACGGCAGGGGCATCAAACGGCTTTTCCCGGAGATGGGCAAGATTCAGCGCCAGTTCCACAGCCGCTTTCCGACCTCGGCCCTGAACCGCCTGCTGGCCGATGCCGTAGCCCAGCACGAACCACCCCTGCACAGGGGCCGCCGCCTGAAGTTCTACTACACGGTCCAGTTGGCCACTGCCCCACCGCGCTTTGTGGTGGTGAGCAATGCCCCCAGGGCCGTGCATTTTTCCTATCAGCGCTATCTGGTCAACTGCTTCCGCGACGGCCTGGGGCTCGACCGTGTGCCGGTGCAGATCTTTTTCCGGGAAAGAAGCGGGAGAAGGGCAAAAAAATAG
- a CDS encoding inositol monophosphatase family protein, translating to MSPIATDHKRLAALLRIATEAARAGGDILLARYGQNHDIVHKGQVNLVTEADLASEQAVCSLLREKTPDIAIMSEEQSASHELARHQSLWLVDPLDGTTSFAHGFPFFAVSIALLQEGRPLVGVVYAPFLNELFTAARGGGAALNGRAIQVTANASLIAALVATGFPYEREHGLPGIVQRLGRVLTQVQDIRRGGSAAMDLAYVACGRLDAYYEVQLSPWDSAAGWLLVLEAGGRVTGMNGAAYSPFIPHILASNGHLHEALLPLMA from the coding sequence ATGTCCCCGATTGCCACTGACCACAAGAGACTGGCTGCGCTGTTGCGCATTGCCACCGAGGCTGCCCGGGCGGGCGGCGATATCCTGCTGGCCCGCTACGGCCAAAACCACGACATTGTCCACAAAGGCCAAGTCAATCTGGTGACCGAGGCTGATCTGGCCTCCGAGCAGGCGGTTTGCAGCCTGCTGCGGGAAAAAACGCCGGACATTGCCATCATGAGCGAAGAACAGAGCGCCTCCCACGAGCTCGCGCGCCATCAGAGCCTGTGGCTGGTCGATCCCCTGGATGGCACGACCAGTTTTGCCCATGGCTTCCCGTTTTTTGCCGTGTCCATCGCCCTCCTGCAGGAGGGCCGGCCCCTCGTGGGCGTGGTGTACGCGCCCTTTCTGAACGAGCTGTTCACAGCCGCCCGGGGCGGCGGCGCGGCGCTGAACGGCAGGGCCATTCAGGTCACGGCAAACGCCAGCCTGATTGCAGCGCTGGTGGCAACCGGCTTTCCCTACGAACGGGAGCATGGTCTGCCCGGCATTGTGCAGCGGCTGGGCCGGGTGCTTACGCAGGTGCAGGATATACGCCGGGGTGGTTCCGCCGCCATGGATCTGGCCTATGTCGCCTGCGGCCGGCTGGATGCCTACTATGAAGTCCAGCTCAGCCCCTGGGACAGCGCGGCCGGCTGGCTGCTGGTGCTGGAGGCGGGCGGCCGGGTCACCGGCATGAATGGGGCCGCCTATTCGCCCTTCATCCCCCACATTCTGGCCAGCAACGGCCATCTCCACGAGGCCCTGCTGCCGCTCATGGCTTGA
- the yhbY gene encoding ribosome assembly RNA-binding protein YhbY, which translates to MTKTKAAKPPVLTNPQKKQLRSLGHELAPVVLAGREGLSANLIAATRAAFKTRELIKIKIGQNAPIQREEAAAELARESGSALVQVVGRVLLLYRPNPELPAEKRIAL; encoded by the coding sequence ATGACGAAAACAAAAGCAGCAAAGCCTCCAGTATTGACCAACCCGCAAAAAAAACAGTTGCGCAGCCTGGGGCACGAACTGGCCCCGGTGGTGCTGGCCGGCAGGGAAGGCCTGAGCGCCAACCTGATTGCCGCAACCAGAGCCGCCTTCAAAACCCGGGAGCTGATTAAAATCAAAATCGGACAGAATGCTCCCATCCAGCGGGAAGAGGCGGCAGCAGAGCTGGCCCGGGAAAGCGGTTCGGCACTCGTCCAGGTGGTCGGCCGGGTTCTGCTCCTGTACCGGCCCAATCCGGAGCTGCCCGCCGAAAAGCGCATTGCCCTCTGA
- the orn gene encoding oligoribonuclease, giving the protein MDRDSNLVWMDLEMTGLKPETDVILEVATIVTDSDLNELAQGPIIAIHQTESVLAGMNDWCQRHHAASGLIERVRQSKVDCREAEVATLDFVRTWVNPGKSPLCGNTIWHDRCFLLARMPELEHWFHYRNIDVSALKELASRWRPDLPHFGKDHRHLALPDIRESIAELRYYREHLLVQAG; this is encoded by the coding sequence ATGGACAGGGACAGCAATCTGGTGTGGATGGATCTGGAGATGACCGGACTGAAGCCCGAGACGGATGTTATCCTCGAGGTGGCCACGATCGTCACCGACAGCGATTTGAATGAACTGGCCCAGGGGCCGATTATCGCCATTCACCAGACGGAAAGCGTGCTCGCGGGCATGAACGACTGGTGCCAGCGCCATCATGCGGCCTCCGGTCTGATTGAGCGGGTCAGGCAGAGCAAAGTCGACTGCCGAGAGGCCGAGGTGGCGACGCTTGACTTTGTGCGGACCTGGGTCAATCCCGGCAAATCGCCGCTCTGCGGCAACACCATCTGGCACGACCGCTGCTTTCTTCTGGCCCGGATGCCGGAACTGGAACACTGGTTCCACTACCGCAATATCGATGTCAGCGCGCTGAAAGAACTGGCCTCCCGCTGGCGGCCCGATCTGCCGCATTTCGGGAAGGACCACCGGCATCTGGCCCTGCCAGATATCCGGGAATCCATCGCCGAACTGCGCTATTACCGGGAGCATCTGCTCGTGCAGGCGGGCTGA
- a CDS encoding aminoglycoside phosphotransferase family protein, producing the protein MNHREIERLLQHPESILQADGSSRRFFRLKSGRRPLLAILPPEQAGPKELAEARSVACIGRHLHARGAATPEIFAWDAESGLVLCEDFGDTRLHDIGPGHPERLRLYEETVVALACMQVRAAEGFDPAWCWDTPRYNEQLMQERESGYFLQACCRDLLGLSFDGAGLAHECRLLAASAAQAPACYFLHRDCQSRNIMLPAGRPAFIDFQGGRLGPLAYDLASLLIDPYAALPEAMQAHLLEHYLAALLRLTPYDPERFRHEYRLLAVQRNLQIMGAFAFLSQVRGKPFFAAFLAPAAASLATLLAHEAFARYAGLRTLACLCHQHFSAP; encoded by the coding sequence ATGAATCACAGGGAAATCGAGCGCCTTTTGCAGCATCCGGAGAGCATCCTGCAGGCCGACGGCTCTTCCCGCCGCTTCTTCCGCCTGAAGAGCGGCCGGCGCCCGCTGCTGGCCATTCTGCCGCCTGAACAGGCCGGGCCGAAGGAGCTGGCCGAAGCCCGAAGCGTGGCCTGCATTGGCCGCCATCTGCACGCCAGGGGTGCGGCCACGCCGGAGATTTTCGCCTGGGATGCGGAGAGCGGGCTCGTGCTCTGCGAGGATTTCGGCGACACCAGGCTGCACGACATCGGCCCTGGCCATCCAGAACGCCTGCGGCTCTACGAGGAAACGGTCGTGGCTCTGGCCTGCATGCAGGTCAGGGCCGCAGAGGGCTTTGACCCGGCCTGGTGCTGGGACACGCCCCGCTATAACGAACAGCTCATGCAGGAGCGGGAATCCGGCTACTTCCTCCAGGCCTGCTGCCGGGATCTTTTGGGCCTCTCCTTTGACGGGGCCGGGCTGGCCCACGAGTGCCGCCTCCTGGCCGCGAGCGCCGCTCAGGCGCCTGCCTGCTATTTTCTGCACCGGGACTGCCAGAGCAGAAACATCATGCTGCCGGCCGGCCGGCCGGCCTTCATCGACTTTCAGGGCGGCCGGCTTGGCCCTCTGGCCTATGATCTGGCCTCGCTCCTGATCGATCCCTATGCCGCGCTGCCGGAGGCAATGCAGGCCCATCTGCTCGAACACTACCTCGCGGCCCTGCTGCGGCTCACCCCCTATGACCCGGAGCGCTTCCGCCACGAATACCGGCTCCTGGCCGTGCAGCGCAACCTGCAGATCATGGGCGCCTTCGCCTTTCTGAGCCAGGTCAGGGGCAAGCCCTTCTTCGCCGCTTTTCTCGCGCCCGCGGCCGCCTCGCTTGCCACCCTGCTTGCGCACGAAGCCTTTGCCCGGTATGCTGGCCTCCGCACCTTGGCCTGCCTTTGTCATCAGCATTTCAGCGCACCATGA